From one Solanum lycopersicum chromosome 12, SLM_r2.1 genomic stretch:
- the LOC138340339 gene encoding secreted RxLR effector protein 161-like, translated as MYYRSVAIPLALNEKFRKDDVEKKVNSSLFRSSIGSLLYITSTRPDIMFSASLLSRFMQEPRQLHFGAAKRVLRYLQGTMDYGIMYKFGGNLNLIGYSDSDWAGSIDDMKSTSGYAFLFGSSICSWLSKKQSVVAQSTAEAEYVSASMATSQAIWLRRIFEDIGEEQKKGTILYCDNKSAIAIAKNPFSHERSKHISIKYHFIQEAQEKGEIQLHYYQTGEQLADIFTKALPREKNCYLQERIGVIKQMH; from the coding sequence atgtaTTACAGGTCCGTGGCCATACCATTAGCACTAAATGAGAAGTTTAGAAAAGATGATGTagaaaagaaagttaatagCTCACTTTTTAGGAGTTCGATTGGAAGTTTGCTATATATTACTTCAACAAGGCCAGATATTATGTTTTCTGCTAGTTTATTATCTagattcatgcaagaaccaagACAATTGCATTTTGGAGCTGCAAAGCGTGTTCTACGCTACTTGCAAGGAACAATGGATTATGGGATTATGTACaaatttggtggaaatttgaacttaattggttattctgatagtgattgggctggaagtatagatgacatgaagagtacttctggttatgctttcttatttggatcaagcatttgttcttggttatcaaaaaagCAAAGTGTTGTTGCTCAATCCACTGCCGAAGCAGAATATGTTTCAGCATCCATGGCTACTTCTCAAGCTATTTGGCTTAGgagaatatttgaagacattggcgaagaacaaaaaaaaggaaCTATTCTGTATTGTGATAACAAATCAGCAATTGCAATTGCCAAGAATCCATTCAGCCATGAAAGATCAAAGCATATTTCCATCAAGTATCATTTTATCCAAGAAGCACAAGAGAAAGGCGAAATTCAGTTGCATTATTATCAGACAGGAGAACAACTtgctgacatcttcaccaaagcaCTTCCTAGAGAAAAAAATTGCTATCTTCAAGAACGCATTGGAGTTATCAAGCAAATGCATtaa